From one Brassica napus cultivar Da-Ae unplaced genomic scaffold, Da-Ae ScsIHWf_1198;HRSCAF=1715, whole genome shotgun sequence genomic stretch:
- the LOC125596345 gene encoding uncharacterized protein LOC125596345, whose amino-acid sequence MVRSLHLNSLVGRDEPLGSEEVDQADLLTRIQQAKSLDENLQKVALNDKTKYQITSNETIWDKTAEWVARCPTCQLLKAEHQVPNGMLQNLPIPGWKWDHITMDFVTSFPTTRNQKDAVWVVVDRLTKSAHFLPIQKGDGVDQIVRIYLDEIVRLHGVSASIVSDRDSRFTSYFWQAFQKALGTRMNMSTAYHPQTDGQSERTIQTLEDMLRAVVLDWGDSWEKHLPLVEFAYNNSFHTSIGMSPYEALYGRPCRTRLCWTQMITFKGRARVSGRRKLDPRYLGPFRIIERVGAVAYKLELPPAMDAFHNMFHVSQLQKCLSDQDIVLHEIPTDLGKNLTLETRPVRIVDRTEKTTRKKTIPMIKVVWEYNGKDVITWETEARMKAEYPEWYDQVVPEETHDEDSRTNPSQVGETSHVPSPR is encoded by the exons ATGGTTCGGTCACTACATCTAAATTCCTTGGTTGGACGTGATGAGCCATTGGGATCCGAGGAAGTGGATCAGGCCGATCTACTTACCAGGATACAGCAGGCCAAGAGTTTGGATGAGAACTTGCAAAAAGTGGCTCTTAACGATAAGACGAAGTATCAGATCACAAGCAACGAAACAATCTGG GATAAAACAGCCGAGTGGGTGGCGAGGTGTCCTACTTGCCAGCTTCTGAAGGCCGAACATCAAGTGCCCAATGGTATGCTCCAGAATCTCCCCATACCAGggtggaagtgggatcacatcacaatggattttgtgaccaGTTTTCCTACGACCAGGAACCAaaaggatgcggtttgggtggTGGTTGACAGACTAACCAAGTCGGCCCACTTCTTACCAATACAGAAAGGAGATGGAGTGGATCAGATCGTGAGGATTTACTTGGACGAGATAGTACGTCTGCATGGAGTGTCGGCTAGTATTGTCTCGGACAGAGACTCTAGGTTCACCTCTTACTTCTGGCAGGCTTTTCAAAAAGCCTTAGGAACAAGAATGAacatgagcacagcctatcaTCCTCAGACGGATGGGCAGTCAGAGAGGACAATCCAGACATTGGAGGACATGTTAAGGGCCGTGGTGTTGGATTGGGGCGACTCATGGGAAAAGCATCTACCCTTGGTCGAGTTTGCCTACAACAACAGTTTCCATACTAGCATTGGgatgtcaccttatgaagcACTGTATGGACGGCCTTGCAGGACGcgattatgctggacccaa ATGATCACATTCAAAGGGAGGGCTagagtttctggcagaagaaaactagaccctaggtacttgggtccgtTCAGAATCATAGAAAGAGTTGGGGCTGTGGCTTATAAGTTGGAACTGCCACCAGCCATGGATGCGTTCCACAACATGTTTCATGTGTCCCAACTCCAAAAATgtttgtctgatcaggacatagtcCTACACGAGATCCCTACAGATTTGGGTAAGAATCTGACTCTAGAGACGAGGCCGGTCCGCATAGTGGATCGAACAGAAAagacaacaaggaagaagaccatTCCCATGATCAAGGTCGTGTGGGAATACAATGGCAAGGAtgtaatcacttgggaaacagaggcAAGGATGAAGGCCGAGTATCCTGAGTGGTATGATCAGGTGGTCCCCGAGGAAACACATGAtgaggattcgaggacgaatccatcccaagtgggggagacttctCATGTCCCCAGTCCGAGATAG